One segment of Primulina tabacum isolate GXHZ01 chromosome 14, ASM2559414v2, whole genome shotgun sequence DNA contains the following:
- the LOC142523760 gene encoding uncharacterized protein LOC142523760 gives MDDSDKPPKNETGKKINSLYDLSSNYNPGNVITQVKLRGDENYEEWEGSPELEDWWTVQSMLVSWIRNTIEPDLRSTISHMENVKDLWEDIEERFHIANRPRTQQIKTELNECSYGTVRSNLLATEPLPTLNKGYLALAQEERMKIITPAREERGEVIGLAVQTNTRLKGRGETKDNTMICPKCNRTGHDSTSCFQLIGYPEWWGDRPLGEGRAGGRGRGGQQQQQRTGTGRGRS, from the exons ATGGATGATTCTGATAAACCACCAAAGAATGAAACTGGGAAGAAGATAAATTCCCTATATGATTTGTCATCAAATTACAATCCAGGAAACGTCATCACGCAAGTCAAGTTGCGAGGTGATGAGAACTACGAGGAATGG GAAGGATCTCCTGAATTAGAAGATTGGTGGACTGTTCAGTCCATGTTAGTATCATGGATTCGGAACACAATTGAACCTGACCTGCGCTCTACCATCTCGCATATGGAGAACGTGAAGGATCTGTGGGAAGATATTGAGGAACGATTTCACATTGCAAATAGACCTCGGACTCAACAAATAAAAACCGAGTTGAATGAAT GTAGTTATGGTACTGTTCGATCCAACCTACTTGCAACAGAACCATTGCCGACTTTGAACAAAGGATATTTGGCTTTGGCCCAAGAAGAAAGAATGAAGATTATCACACCTGCAAGGGAAGAACGAGGAGAAGTCATTGGACTCGCTGTTCAAACAAACACCAGATTGAAGGGACGCGGAGAGACAAAAGACAATACAATGATCTGCCCGAAATGCAACCGAACAGGCCATGATTCGACAAGTTGTTTCCAGCTTATTGGGTACCCAGAATGGTGGGGTGACCGTCCTCTTGGTGAAGGCAGAGCTGGTGGACGTGGTAGGGGAggacaacaacaacaacaacgcACAGGAACTGGGCGTGGACGAAGTTGA
- the LOC142524714 gene encoding uncharacterized protein LOC142524714, with product MKKLKCLCNFSNFIVCILCLIACCNGEDESVSAPMKTTEQEALYSVIQGFVGKWWNGSDLYPDPCGWTPIQGVSCDLFDGFWYVTDLSIGPIHDNSLICDQNVLQFSPHLFALRHMKSLSFFGCFVSPQHREIAIPDQNWEVFAESLVSLEFRSNPGLTGRIPVAFTELRNLESLVLTENGLSSEIPAGIGNLIYLKRLNLAGNRLKGKIPDNFEGLNRLLILDFSRNSLNGPLPLTFGGLTSLLKLDMSNNQLGGEIPQEMANLKNLKLLDLSNNKLSGELTKSLQELTSLEELVLSNNPIAGSLANLEWRNLVGLGALDLSNMILTGGIPETLVNLKGLRFLGLNDNNLTGDISPNLENLPNVTSIYMHGNNLTGELRFSKWFYEKMGRRFSAWGNPNLCYHIGLVPPNYVPFGVKLCQQEVTKLETPPDMNIPSKIVDGIWKPESNPIVSLGLISRHVSRFGFVIEVLVVLIGNLAAL from the exons ATGAAAAAGCTGAAGTGTTTatgcaatttttcaaattttattgttTGCATACTTTGTCTGATTGCATGTTGTAATGGAGAAGATGAGAGTGTGTCAGCTCCAATGAAGACTACAGAACAAGAAGCCCTGTATTCTGTAATTCAAGGTTTTGTTGGCAAATGGTGGAATGGTTCAGACCTTTATCCAGATCCATGTGGATGGACTCCTATCCAG GGTGTTTCTTGTGATCTATTCGATGGATTTTGGTATGTGACTGATTTAAGCATAGGACCTATTCATGACAACTCCCTCATTTGTGACCAAAATGTGCTACAATTCAGCCCACACTTGTTTGCGCTAAGGCACATGAAATCTCTTTCGTTCTTCGGTTGCTTCGTATCTCCGCAACATCGGGAGATTGCAATTCCTGATCAGAATTGGGAAGTTTTTGCAGAGAGCCTAGTGTCACTGGAATTCAGATCGAATCCCGGGCTCACGGGGCGAATTCCGGTTGCTTTTACCGAGCTGAGAAATCTCGAGTCGTTAGTCCTAACGGAAAATGGACTCTCCAGTGAGATTCCGGCTGGTATTGGAAACTTGATCTATTTAAAAAGGTTAAATCTTGCTGGTAACAGACTAAAAGGGAAGATCCCAGATAATTTTGAAGGGCTAAACCGTCTCTTGATTCTTGATTTTAGTAGAAACTCACTTAATGGTCCATTGCCGTTGACTTTCGGAGGGTTGACCTCACTCTTGAAGCTTGACATGAGCAACAATCAATTGGGTGGAGAAATTCCACAAGAGATGGCAAATCTCAAGAATTTGAAGCTTTTAGACCTCAGCAACAACAAATTATCCGGAGAGTTGACCAAATCACTCCAAGAGTTGACTTCTTTGGAGGAATTAGTTCTCTCAAACAATCCCATCGCTGGTAGCCTCGCCAATCTTGAGTGGCGTAATCTGGTGGGATTGGGCGCATTAGACCTATCCAATATGATCCTGACGGGTGGCATCCCGGAGACTCTCGTCAACCTAAAAGGGCTAAGATTTCTTGGACTCAACGATAACAATCTCACTGGAGATATCTCcccaaatcttgaaaatttgccaAACGTGACTTCAATTTACATGCATGGAAACAACTTGACAGGGGAACTTAGGTTCTCTAAATGGTTCTATGAGAAGATGGGGAGGAGATTTAGTGCATGGGGGAATCCAAATTTGTGTTATCACATCGGATTGGTGCCTCCAAATTATGTCCCCTTTGGAGTAAAATTGTGTCAGCAAGAAGTTACCAAGCTGGAGACACCTCCGGATATGAATATCCCATCCAAGATTGTTGATGGGATTTGGAAGCCTGAGTCTAATCCCATAGTTTCTTTGGGGCTGATATCAAGGCATGTGAGTAGATTTGGTTTTGTGATTGAAGTGTTGGTGGTTTTAATTGGTAATCTTGCGGCCCTTTAA